One Bos indicus isolate NIAB-ARS_2022 breed Sahiwal x Tharparkar chromosome 10, NIAB-ARS_B.indTharparkar_mat_pri_1.0, whole genome shotgun sequence DNA window includes the following coding sequences:
- the PPM1A gene encoding protein phosphatase 1A isoform X2 produces MGAFLDKPKMEKHNAQGQGNGLRYGLSSMQGWRVEMEDAHTAVIGLPSGLETWSFFAVYDGHAGSQVAKYCCEHLLDHITNNQDFKGSAGAPSVENVKNGIRTGFLEIDEHMRVMSEKKHGADRSGSTAVGVLISPQHTYFINCGDSRGLLCRNRKVYFFTQDHKPSNPLEKERIQNAGGSVMIQRVNGSLAVSRALGDFDYKCVHGKGPTEQLVSPEPEVHDIERSEEDDQFIILACDGIWDVMGNEELCDFVRSRLEVTDDLEKVCNEVVDTCLYKGSRDNMSVILICFPNAPKVSPEAVKKEEELDKYLESRVEEIIKKQGEGVPDLVHVMRTLASENIPSLPPGGELASKRNVIEAVYNRLNPYKNDDTDSTSTDDMW; encoded by the exons ATGGGAGCATTTTTAGACAaaccaaagatggaaaaacaTAATGCCCAGGGGCAGGGTAATGGGTTGCGATATGGGCTAAGCAGCATGCAAGGCTGGCGAGTTGAAATGGAGGATGCACATACTGCTGTGATCGGTCTGCCAAGTGGACTTGAAACATGGTCATTCTTTGCTGTGTATGATGGGCATGCTGGTTCTCAGGTTGCCAAATACTGCTGTGAGCATTTGTTAGATCACATCACCAATAACCAGGATTTTAAAGGGTCTGCAGGAGCACCTTCTGTGGAAAATGTAAAGAATGGAATCAGAACAGGCTTCCTGGAGATTGATGAACATATGAGAGTTATGTCAGAGAAGAAACATGGTGCTGATAGGAGTGGGTCAACAGCTGTGGGTGTCTTAATTTCTCCTCAACACACGTATTTCATTAACTGTGGAGACTCAAGAGGTTTACTTTGTAGGAACAGGAAAGTTTACTTCTTCACACAAGATCACAAACCAAGTAATCCGCTGGAAAAAGAACGAATTCAGAATGCAGGTGGTTCTGTAATGATTCAGCGTGTGAATGGCTCTCTGGCTGTGTCGAGGGCCCTTGGGGACTTTGATTACAAATGTGTCCATGGAAAAGGTCCTACAGAGCAGCTTGTTTCACCAGAGCCTGAAGTCCATGATATTGAAAGATCTGAAGAAGATGATCAATTCATTATTCTTgcatgtgatggtatttgggatGTCATGGGAAATGAAGAGCTCTGTGATTTTGTAAGATCCAGACTTGAAGTCACTGATGACCTTGAGAAAGTTTGCAATGAAGTAGTCGACACCTGTTTGTATAAG GGAAGTCGAGACAACATGAGTGTGATATTGATCTGTTTTCCAAATGCACCCAAAGTATCGCCAGAAGCagtgaagaaggaggaagagttGGACAAATACCTGGAAAGCAGAGTAGAAG AAATCATAAAGAAGCAGGGGGAAGGCGTCCCTGACTTAGTCCATGTGATGCGCACATTAGCGAGTGAGAACATACCCAGCCTCCCACCAGGGGGTGAACTGGCAAGCAA gcGGAATGTAATTGAAGCCGTTTACAATAGACTGAATCCATACAAAAATGATGACACC GACTCTACATCAACTGATGATATGTGGTAA